In Brevibacillus brevis, a genomic segment contains:
- a CDS encoding Ger(x)C family spore germination protein, with translation MIAKNHVATFLHMLLIAGILLVTYGCANNKDINHRALPIVMGLEKSGGGYKVYLLIPNMNQGTSDVRVVADAGQTINEIWDQISTNMETQVDLLHLKVIVFDRSLAEQGLKDSISSIMRARDISSKTIVAISEEKLGPLFERLQSSSAKSGMEIYNFFEKNAGWTPDVAQTRIWQVFRSLHSYTQDVAISIIKTGKTTTIASTGSAIIKNGKMVGKISTDETLLFNAYNGFSAQGRIEVMDHATVRILGQTLSHSCSAEGNRTALNSNIKLNVVIMETKGNASVEVIKQELEALLASRYQRLFRKLQSKEADILGLGQFCRRQIPRERLVHWRTDYYPKMKLNTHLQAVIQNEGLLKTKK, from the coding sequence ATGATTGCGAAAAACCACGTCGCAACGTTTCTCCACATGCTGCTGATAGCCGGAATCCTGCTGGTCACTTACGGATGCGCCAACAATAAGGACATCAATCACCGAGCGTTGCCAATTGTGATGGGGCTGGAAAAAAGCGGGGGAGGGTACAAAGTTTATCTTCTAATTCCGAATATGAATCAAGGTACGTCCGATGTCAGGGTTGTAGCCGATGCGGGTCAAACGATCAACGAGATCTGGGACCAGATCAGCACAAACATGGAGACCCAGGTCGATTTGCTTCATTTAAAAGTCATCGTGTTTGATAGGTCATTGGCCGAGCAAGGGCTGAAGGACAGTATTTCAAGCATAATGCGGGCACGCGACATTTCCTCCAAAACGATCGTGGCCATCTCGGAGGAAAAGCTGGGACCGTTGTTCGAGAGGCTGCAATCCTCTTCCGCGAAAAGTGGAATGGAAATCTATAACTTCTTTGAAAAAAATGCCGGTTGGACCCCTGATGTGGCGCAAACGCGAATATGGCAGGTTTTCCGCAGCCTGCATTCGTACACACAAGATGTGGCGATCTCCATTATCAAAACAGGTAAAACGACGACCATTGCGAGCACCGGTTCGGCCATCATCAAGAACGGAAAAATGGTAGGCAAAATTTCGACAGACGAAACATTGTTGTTCAACGCCTACAACGGATTCAGCGCGCAAGGCAGGATCGAGGTAATGGACCACGCCACCGTGCGAATTCTAGGACAAACTTTATCCCACAGCTGCTCTGCCGAGGGGAATCGAACTGCTTTGAACAGCAATATCAAGTTGAACGTTGTCATTATGGAGACAAAAGGAAATGCCTCTGTGGAGGTAATCAAACAAGAACTGGAAGCGTTGCTTGCCAGCCGATATCAACGACTGTTCCGCAAACTCCAATCGAAGGAAGCCGATATTTTGGGCCTGGGCCAGTTCTGTCGGAGGCAGATTCCTCGTGAACGCTTGGTGCATTGGAGGACCGATTATTACCCAAAAATGAAACTGAACACCCATCTGCAGGCGGTCATTCAAAATGAAGGGCTTCTCAAAACGAAGAAGTAG
- a CDS encoding GerAB/ArcD/ProY family transporter has protein sequence MDKSLQVMAMYLLTHIGLIFFLYPTDIIGSLSVGHWSAILLGFACHIAVIGLFTKGLSYAAPKSVIDIFLETGKMAAVLLLLPVLLYFLMILIITVRAYSEIITLVFLANMPLWAIMALLLAVSTYISALGIESMFRTGLLVAVLFLPFLFLVFCLSFQNVDWRYIFPLMDEQAASFSYVFSRSYLLSMFAFTGGFMFLGFIPPYVPYNWRKVMWTASLLLPVFLISTYVPLLTFGQNTASQFQFPFIMAIDTVNVTWLMFDRVTMFFMISLICFVVLFLSLIIWKTTELIRRGIPSVHPIRAKLVLAVAIFVVCLYIPDWKHVEELLWWNTFPRLYVMTVIPIATLVLGIRHHRKGVACP, from the coding sequence ATGGATAAAAGCTTGCAAGTGATGGCCATGTACCTCCTGACGCATATCGGGCTCATCTTTTTCCTGTATCCGACGGACATTATCGGCAGTCTTTCCGTCGGCCACTGGAGCGCGATCCTGCTGGGATTTGCCTGCCATATCGCAGTGATCGGCCTGTTTACGAAAGGATTGAGTTATGCGGCGCCGAAAAGCGTGATCGATATTTTTCTGGAGACGGGCAAAATGGCTGCCGTTCTCCTGCTGCTTCCCGTCCTGCTCTACTTCCTGATGATTCTGATCATTACGGTCCGTGCCTATTCAGAAATCATCACACTTGTTTTCCTGGCCAACATGCCGCTGTGGGCGATTATGGCGCTGCTGCTGGCGGTATCCACGTATATTTCCGCTCTCGGTATTGAATCGATGTTTCGAACGGGACTGCTTGTCGCCGTCCTATTCCTTCCTTTTCTTTTTCTGGTGTTTTGCCTATCCTTTCAAAATGTGGATTGGCGCTATATTTTCCCTCTCATGGACGAGCAAGCGGCTTCTTTCTCGTACGTCTTCAGCCGTTCTTACCTGCTCAGCATGTTTGCTTTCACGGGGGGATTCATGTTCTTGGGGTTTATTCCGCCCTATGTCCCTTACAACTGGCGAAAAGTGATGTGGACCGCCTCTCTGCTTCTCCCCGTGTTTCTGATCTCGACGTACGTGCCGCTGTTAACGTTTGGGCAAAATACCGCTTCCCAGTTTCAATTTCCGTTTATTATGGCAATCGACACCGTTAATGTCACCTGGCTGATGTTTGATCGGGTCACGATGTTTTTCATGATCAGCTTGATCTGCTTCGTCGTGCTCTTTCTCTCCTTGATTATCTGGAAGACGACCGAGCTCATTCGGCGGGGGATCCCATCCGTCCATCCGATTCGAGCAAAACTTGTTTTGGCCGTGGCTATATTTGTCGTCTGTTTGTACATTCCGGATTGGAAACACGTCGAAGAGCTGCTGTGGTGGAACACCTTTCCGCGCCTGTATGTGATGACAGTGATCCCGATTGCTACGCTTGTCCTGGGAATTCGTCATCATCGAAAAGGGGTAGCTTGTCCATGA
- a CDS encoding stage II sporulation protein P: MAGHLLRLFVILSLATALLFNLTSLLVIKGNQALIQTPMLREIAAHLSLSILVKGIGTDIPYLSQTVQAPARQEPGSFTDDLIRTMTGLTPGNPLSIMGKEIPGLIAYESPNQPENGDSMAPEWKVESAAPVEKPAQPVSGGDTNTQETSSQTEEKPKPVDHSGQSKSKQVLVYHTHNRESWLSVAKPAPGTSAVDHKTQNITLVGKHLAEALNDRGIGTQFLDQDIYQELIDLGKSYPFAYAQSLKAVTAAAGENRQLHYFFDLHRDDSPREKTTVAIGGKTYARLMFVIGTRNPAYEKNLKVANDLRELLDKKYPGLTRGVDDKGENEGNGEYNQHISPGSLLLEVGGTGNTVEECYRSVEAFADVFAEYVLHAERV; encoded by the coding sequence ATGGCAGGACATCTGCTGCGACTGTTCGTCATTCTATCGCTTGCAACAGCTCTGTTGTTCAACCTGACAAGCCTTCTTGTGATCAAGGGAAACCAGGCGCTCATCCAGACGCCGATGCTGCGTGAAATCGCTGCGCACCTTTCGCTTTCGATCCTGGTGAAAGGGATAGGGACCGACATCCCGTACCTCTCCCAGACGGTACAAGCTCCTGCCAGGCAAGAGCCTGGCTCCTTCACCGATGATCTTATCCGTACCATGACCGGGCTCACACCGGGAAACCCGCTCAGTATCATGGGAAAGGAAATACCCGGGCTGATCGCCTATGAATCGCCGAATCAACCGGAGAACGGGGACAGCATGGCGCCGGAGTGGAAGGTCGAGTCCGCCGCTCCCGTGGAGAAGCCTGCGCAGCCCGTTAGCGGAGGGGACACAAACACGCAGGAGACAAGCTCGCAGACAGAAGAAAAGCCAAAGCCCGTCGATCACTCCGGCCAGTCAAAGAGCAAGCAAGTGCTCGTGTACCATACACACAACCGGGAATCGTGGCTCAGCGTAGCAAAGCCGGCGCCGGGCACAAGTGCCGTAGACCATAAGACGCAAAACATTACGCTGGTCGGCAAGCATTTGGCGGAAGCATTGAACGATCGGGGGATCGGCACACAGTTTCTCGATCAAGATATTTACCAAGAGCTGATCGACCTCGGCAAAAGCTACCCGTTCGCCTACGCCCAATCGCTTAAGGCCGTGACTGCCGCTGCGGGGGAAAACCGCCAATTGCATTACTTCTTCGACCTGCACCGGGACGACTCTCCCCGAGAAAAAACAACGGTCGCCATCGGTGGAAAAACGTATGCGAGGCTGATGTTTGTCATCGGAACGAGAAACCCGGCCTACGAGAAAAACCTGAAAGTCGCGAACGACCTGCGAGAGCTGCTGGACAAGAAGTATCCAGGCTTGACCAGAGGGGTGGACGATAAAGGGGAGAACGAAGGGAACGGGGAGTACAACCAGCACATTTCACCGGGGAGTTTGCTGCTGGAAGTAGGCGGTACCGGCAATACCGTCGAAGAATGCTATCGGAGCGTGGAGGCGTTTGCCGATGTCTTTGCCGAGTATGTTTTGCATGCGGAGCGTGTGTGA
- a CDS encoding DUF1904 family protein: MPFLRFKGFEKELLRTVSPEIIDEFARIAEVAKEKVKIELLLVEQITNSPYSVEILMFEREQRQYDAIAQMIHQILKPHGFENTHIFFILLSPSLYYKEGLPLQAKTMR, from the coding sequence TTGCCGTTTCTTCGATTTAAAGGGTTTGAGAAAGAGCTGCTTCGTACGGTTTCCCCTGAGATCATCGACGAATTTGCCCGCATCGCGGAAGTAGCCAAGGAAAAAGTGAAAATTGAGCTGCTCCTCGTCGAGCAAATCACAAACAGTCCGTACTCGGTGGAAATTCTCATGTTTGAACGCGAACAAAGGCAGTACGATGCGATCGCCCAAATGATTCATCAGATTCTCAAGCCGCACGGTTTTGAGAATACCCATATCTTTTTTATTCTGCTGTCTCCCTCCCTTTATTACAAGGAAGGGTTGCCTCTTCAGGCGAAAACCATGCG